The Buteo buteo chromosome 1, bButBut1.hap1.1, whole genome shotgun sequence sequence tttttcttatatacaTTATATAACATGAGAATAAAATCTGGAATAGTTTGCAGTAACTTAGATGAGACTGGACTTCCATGATACAGAGCTTTAGAAACACTTCCTCAGCACTTTTTGTCTTGGACCATTGTGATAAAAAAGTTgcagaaagaaagcaagctttggGGACAGTATTCCTCAGCCACCTTTTTCTGATCAATATAATCTATGTCTTCAACACAGTCTTGAGGACTGTGTTCTAGCTTTTTTTCAGTCAcagaggcagctgctggagTCTGAACAACTTCTTTTGCTTGATGAATTGTGTTCCCTTTTGCAGGACCCACTGAGGTTAGTAGGCTTGAGCGGGTCAACTTGAGATGAGCACTTCGTGGGCCTTTCCTACATACTTTAGGTTTTACGACGCTTTTGGGGTCTTGACAgatctgcttctgcttctttagGGATCGAGAGACTTGTTTCCAGTAGGATTTATGGTTTGCTGCATACTGTGCACAGGTGGAAGGGTCTCCAGAGAATTCGCACCAGAACTCGCTGTCACCATGTTTGCACTCTATGTGCACAGTAGCAGCATGCATGTCAGTCACTGCCCAGGTGCACTCagcattttctttggttttaaacttGCCTTTAGGAGAtgattttcctccttttgaCCTCCgccctttttcattttcttggttAGATTCAGTATGTTTTTTTCCACCATCTTCTATGCtttgtcttcccttttttctttccttctgcctttcacAGTTGGCTAGTAGTATCTGGGAGACCAGAATCAACACACAAAGAAGTCCAAAGCTTTTGATCCTCATGATCTCTGTTTTGCTTGTTATCTgccttcaaaacaaacaaacaaaaatataaaaccatttTCACTTAATGCTGGACTCCATTTGACAGTTGCATTATTTCAGACATGGTATTGCACTGCTCTTTGATACCTATTAAGATGATGTTACTGGCAAAATCCTCTGTCCTTTGTGTGAATAACACCTGGTTTCTAGAACCATTATGTATTATCCTTGAGAACTGTAGATGGCTATGGAGTAAGTCCTTCTGATTCAATTACTTAATTATCTATGCAATGTGGAACAGAAGAGAGTCACTCCCAGGACGTGCTACTGCCCAGTGACTGAGGTAGCTTAATTAAAATCTCTTCTTCAGTCAGAGAAGGAATTTGAACCTGGGATTTGTCAATATCTCAGATGGATATCTTAAGTTATAACATATAAAGCAGTTGTTGTTCCCATGATCTCTCATTTTGTAAACAGCACGTAAACGATTTTGACTCCAACCTCTGGCTATTCTTCAAAAATATACCAGACAGAAAGGAAACCATTTGGTTCAAGCTGAGCAAAATTAATTCTTAGGCATCCTGAAAATTGTCTTAGTTCACTAGTTATGccagtatttcagttttctgttgaaaaaaaaggATAGTAGTCTTTCCAGACACCAAAAAATAACTATTGACACCTTGACTgctaaacaaacagaactaCCTTTTCGCTTTTGAAGACACCTGCAGTGTACTGGACTGTGTCTAAACCTACCAAAGTCAAGGGATAAATATGCaacttcagttttgaaatgtAGCTAGTTAGCAATTTATTATCAAGCTGATCCCTGTGTCTGCACAGAGcacatttatttctgtaggTGTTTCTCTTTATAAAGCAGCTTTCAGGATCAGAGCGTACCATAATAGTCGAGGGTTTAAATCTGGCATTTAGTTGACTAAATCcctaaatgtgtttttcagatgtttccaTCATAGCCATTTCTGTAGCCAAGTTTCTgtgttaaaaagcagaaattcatGTGTAGGCATGCTAATAAGGAACCTATTTCAACATTCAACTATCTGCAAATATCTTTAGTTACATAAATTTAGAATCTAGAATACATAGGTAGCAGCAGATGTGAGCAGGTCCTACTTTTGCATAGTTCTTACTTGACTTGCATCATACCTTGTACTATACACAGAGATTTTCACTCCATAAAACCCTCTTTAGAGAACATCATGTGGTATTTACAGTTCTGTTGCAAATACAGCAACTAATAACGTTAAAATAAGCAATAATGTGACAGTCACCTTCTGTTACAAATGGAACAGTGCAAAAGTAAGATAACTGAAAGACATACCTTGCACAGGGCTTAGAGATACCCAAACGCAACTCCTGAAGCAACTTGCCTCTTTGAAAAGAATCAGAGATAGTTGTAAAAGCAGCGTGGTATTTATAAAGGCAGAGACACACCTTCAGGTCTCCAGCAAGACTATTACAACACAATAGGATACTTCAGTACCATGTTTACCTCTGACACACCTCCTTGGAAAAGTGCCAGTTCTCATTcttagcacaaaaaaaaaaaaaacaaaaaaaaacccaacccagttATGGTGGGGTGACAAGGTGTGTTTGCGTAAATTAGGTGTTACTTTAGCCAAGTCCTTCCCTCTTCATGAACAAGGATAAGAACTTTATTAGATCATGATCTTCTCTAAAAGAGCTTTTCCCAGCCATTGAGGGATGTATCCTGCAATGCCCTCAACAAGTTGCACTACTATGTGTTTAGCAGAATTTGGGTAATAGTGTTCAGtgtttttttgtgaaatgaaaacCATTCCACAAAGCATTTCAAAGTTAGCTTTGCAACATTTCATTACCGCCTGTCACAAAAATGTATTggagaaca is a genomic window containing:
- the FGFBP1 gene encoding fibroblast growth factor-binding protein 1 — its product is MRIKSFGLLCVLILVSQILLANCERQKERKKGRQSIEDGGKKHTESNQENEKGRRSKGGKSSPKGKFKTKENAECTWAVTDMHAATVHIECKHGDSEFWCEFSGDPSTCAQYAANHKSYWKQVSRSLKKQKQICQDPKSVVKPKVCRKGPRSAHLKLTRSSLLTSVGPAKGNTIHQAKEVVQTPAAASVTEKKLEHSPQDCVEDIDYIDQKKVAEEYCPQSLLSFCNFFITMVQDKKC